The proteins below come from a single Jaculus jaculus isolate mJacJac1 chromosome 12, mJacJac1.mat.Y.cur, whole genome shotgun sequence genomic window:
- the LOC123453601 gene encoding LOW QUALITY PROTEIN: uncharacterized protein LOC123453601 (The sequence of the model RefSeq protein was modified relative to this genomic sequence to represent the inferred CDS: inserted 1 base in 1 codon) has translation MGQKVVTPLSLTLDHWKDVRKIASNQSVNVKKEKWQTFCSAEWPTFNVGWPRDGTFNLSTILQVKAKVFDRGPHGHPDQVPYIVTWESLTVDPPPWVIPFIPPQPTPPLPIPALTSSSCCPVDTKKPLKPVLPPGPNTPLIDLLSEKPPPYRSQTQDTPSHQPLAPSVPPELPSPVAGRLRSHREQPPKKETSQAFPLRQGPGEQVQYWPFSASDLYNWRTHNPPFSKDPTALTNLIGSILVTHQPTWDDCQQLLQALLTSEEKQRVFLEARKNVPGDNGRPTQILDEINDAFPLTRPDWDHTSADGRXHLHLYHQLEDPDQGVNVSMTFIWQSTPDIRNKLQRLDNLQGQTLQDLLKEAERIFNKRETAEEREDRLRREAEDREDKLRKEAEERKNARERKRSRELSRLLATVDFQEAAAVSAAKVKPGKLWTFCCLEWTAF, from the exons atgggtcaaaaagttgtgacccccctgagtttaaccctagatcattggaaagacgtTCGGAAGATTGCCTCCAACCAGTCAGTAAacgtcaaaaaggaaaaatggcaaactttctgctccgcagaatggcccactttcaatgtgggctggccaagggatggaacttttaacctctctactattttacaggtgaaagctaAAGTGTTTGATCGTGGCCCACACGGACACCCAGATCAGGTCCCCTATATAGTTACCTGGGAGAGTCTGACAGTCGACCCGCCACCCTGGGTTATTCCTTTCATTCCTCCTCAACCTACCCCACCGCTGCCTATCCCTGCCCTTacctcctcctcttgttgtccagttgataccaagaagccccTAAAACCAGTACTTCCCCCGGGCCCCAACACCCCCCTTATAGACCTCCTCTCGGAGAAGCCCCCTCCCTATAGATCTCAGACCCAAGATACCCCTAGTCACCAGCCACTGGCCCCTTCGGTCCCAcccgagctcccttccccagtggctggacgtctgaggagccaccgagagcagccacctaagaaggagacttcacaagcctttcccttgaggcaggggccaggggaacaggttcaatattggcccttctctgcctcagactTATATAATTGGCGGACCCACAACCCGCCTTTCTCCAAAGACCCTACTGCCTTGACTAACCTGATTGGAtctatcttagttacccatcaacccacgtgggatgattgccaacaactcttacaggctcttcttacatcagaagaaaagcagagagtctttctggaagccCGAAAAAATGTTCCAGGCGATAATGGGAGACCtacccagatactagatgagattaatgatgcttttcctttgacccgCCCTGACTGGGAtcacacctcagcagacggta ggCACCTACACCTTTATCACCAGTTGGAAGATCCAGATCAGGGGGTAAATGTATCCATGACTTTTATTTGGCAGTCCAccccagatattagaaataaactccagagattAGACAATTTACAGGGACAGACTCTCCAGgatttattaaaggaagcagagaggatttTTAATAAACGGGAgacagcagaagagagagaggaccGCCTAcgcagggaggcagaggatagAGAAGACAAGCTtagaaaagaagcagaagaaaggaaaaatgctAGGGAACGCAAGAGAAGCAGAGAATTGagccgcctcttggccactgta GATTTTCAGGAAGCTGCAGCAGTCTCAGCAGCCAAAGTGAAACCTGGAAAACTCTGGACCTTCTGCTGCCTTGAGTGGACTGCCTTCTAG